From Humisphaera borealis, the proteins below share one genomic window:
- a CDS encoding PQQ-binding-like beta-propeller repeat protein — translation MMTSISVRRLILSGSIAFGLYHSAQAADWTMFRGPTRDGVVPAGEKAPAEWSASKNVKWKTALPRPGNASPVVVGGKVFLTLALDDKGTQRSLSCFDRTDGKQLWIKTVIYDTPEKTHGTNPYCAASPAADKDVVIAWHASAGLVCYDHDGKELWKRDLGPIRHIWGWAGSPVIHGDVVFLNAGPGDRQFVCAIDKKTGATLWQTEEPGGAEDKSPVTNGWLGSWGSPRVVDVAGKEQVWVFQSGGVKSYDPRTGKILWTVEGAGPLAYSDVYVAPAAADGSRLGLAIAGYGGAGIGFKVTADGAKRTWQNKDKHPQRIGTGVILGNRVIVPNEPYIGCYDLETGKEVWRQQFQGARFWGSIIQLGDRLYVTSQQGTTYVFAADPTAYKEIAQNPLGEASNSTPAVSDGQMFLRTAKHLWCVEQK, via the coding sequence ATGATGACGTCCATTTCCGTTCGCCGACTGATCCTGTCGGGATCGATCGCATTCGGCCTGTACCACTCGGCCCAAGCCGCCGACTGGACCATGTTCCGTGGCCCGACGCGGGACGGCGTCGTCCCCGCTGGCGAGAAAGCGCCGGCGGAATGGTCTGCGAGCAAGAACGTCAAGTGGAAGACCGCGCTGCCCCGTCCGGGCAATGCCAGCCCGGTCGTCGTCGGCGGGAAGGTGTTCCTGACGCTCGCGCTGGACGACAAAGGCACGCAGCGGAGCCTTTCCTGCTTTGATCGCACGGACGGCAAGCAGTTGTGGATCAAAACCGTCATCTACGATACGCCCGAGAAAACCCACGGCACCAATCCGTACTGCGCCGCATCGCCGGCGGCGGACAAAGACGTGGTGATCGCCTGGCACGCGTCGGCAGGGCTCGTCTGTTACGACCACGACGGCAAGGAACTCTGGAAGCGCGACCTGGGGCCCATCCGCCACATCTGGGGCTGGGCGGGGTCGCCGGTCATCCACGGCGATGTGGTGTTCCTGAACGCCGGCCCCGGCGATCGGCAGTTCGTTTGCGCGATCGACAAGAAGACCGGTGCCACACTCTGGCAGACGGAAGAACCCGGCGGCGCCGAAGACAAGAGCCCGGTCACCAACGGCTGGCTGGGTTCGTGGGGTTCACCGCGGGTGGTGGATGTCGCCGGCAAGGAGCAGGTGTGGGTCTTCCAGTCCGGCGGCGTGAAGAGCTATGACCCCAGGACCGGCAAAATACTCTGGACGGTCGAGGGTGCCGGGCCGCTGGCGTACAGCGACGTGTATGTGGCGCCAGCCGCCGCGGACGGCAGCCGGCTGGGCTTGGCGATCGCTGGTTATGGCGGGGCGGGGATCGGTTTCAAGGTGACGGCCGACGGCGCGAAGCGCACCTGGCAGAACAAGGACAAGCACCCGCAGCGCATCGGCACCGGCGTCATCCTCGGCAACCGGGTGATCGTGCCGAATGAGCCCTACATCGGCTGCTACGACCTGGAAACCGGCAAGGAAGTCTGGCGACAGCAGTTCCAGGGCGCGCGGTTCTGGGGCAGCATCATCCAGCTCGGCGACAGGCTGTACGTCACCAGCCAGCAGGGCACGACCTACGTCTTCGCAGCGGACCCGACGGCGTACAAGGAAATCGCACAGAACCCGCTCGGCGAGGCCAGCAATTCAACCCCAGCCGTCAGCGACGGGCAGATGTTTCTGCGCACCGCGAAGCATTTGTGGTGCGTGGAGCAGAAGTAG
- a CDS encoding NUDIX hydrolase: MADTTLFEGKFISVVKTGNWEFVRRRNLSGIVGIVAVTADDKLILIEQFRPPVGKFVIELPAGLAGDIAGSESEDLSVAARRELLEETGYEAKTMKLLGAGAASAGLSDEIITMFLAKGLKKTGTGEGDGHEQITTHEIPLVRVEAWLKKQVKAGKLIDLKVYGGLHFANAGRKPSTAPAANAGPRATVSKSKGASRKKTVRKR, encoded by the coding sequence ATGGCTGACACCACGCTTTTCGAAGGCAAGTTCATCTCTGTTGTTAAGACCGGCAACTGGGAGTTCGTTCGGCGGCGCAACCTGTCGGGGATTGTCGGCATCGTCGCCGTGACGGCCGACGACAAGCTGATCCTGATCGAGCAGTTCCGCCCGCCGGTGGGAAAGTTTGTCATCGAGCTGCCGGCCGGGCTGGCGGGAGACATCGCCGGGAGCGAGTCGGAAGACCTGTCCGTCGCCGCCCGGCGGGAACTGCTGGAAGAGACGGGGTACGAGGCCAAAACCATGAAGCTGCTGGGCGCGGGTGCCGCCTCGGCGGGGTTGAGCGACGAAATCATCACCATGTTCCTCGCCAAGGGCCTGAAGAAGACCGGCACCGGCGAAGGGGACGGGCATGAACAGATCACCACCCATGAGATACCGCTCGTCAGAGTCGAAGCCTGGCTGAAGAAACAGGTGAAGGCCGGCAAGCTGATCGACCTGAAGGTGTACGGCGGATTGCACTTTGCCAACGCGGGGCGGAAACCTTCTACCGCACCGGCCGCCAACGCCGGTCCGCGGGCCACGGTAAGCAAGTCCAAGGGGGCATCGCGGAAGAAGACGGTTCGCAAGCGATGA
- a CDS encoding sugar phosphate isomerase/epimerase family protein encodes MNATLSRRDILRRSAFAATGLALAGVLPSLASAADAPKKKIPIALELYSLRNELKTDFNGVIQQVGKMGYEGIEFAGYYAWDKKPKELRKLLDDSGLKCCGTHTPLITLQGDALKSTVDLHKELGNSFLICPSLSAKDAEGWANLGKRFTEIAAKLKEHGMFVGYHAHGGDFKKFGDKTSWEIFYDNAGKDVIHQIDTGNTLGGGGDPLAMIKKYPGQTKSTHIKEFGGGPEAAIGEGKIDWKPLLEAYQTVGGTEWYIIEHETSKTPITTVKKCLDNLRKMTA; translated from the coding sequence ATGAACGCCACGCTCTCCCGCCGTGACATCCTGCGTCGCTCCGCCTTTGCCGCCACCGGACTTGCCTTGGCCGGTGTGCTGCCGTCCCTGGCGAGCGCCGCCGACGCACCGAAGAAAAAGATCCCCATCGCACTGGAGCTCTACTCGCTGCGGAATGAACTCAAGACCGACTTCAATGGCGTGATTCAGCAGGTGGGCAAGATGGGCTACGAAGGGATCGAGTTTGCCGGCTATTACGCGTGGGACAAGAAGCCGAAGGAACTTCGGAAACTGCTCGACGACAGCGGACTGAAATGCTGCGGGACGCACACGCCACTGATCACCCTCCAGGGCGACGCGCTGAAATCAACGGTGGATCTGCACAAGGAACTGGGCAACTCGTTCCTGATCTGCCCCAGCTTGTCGGCCAAGGATGCCGAAGGCTGGGCCAATCTCGGAAAGCGGTTCACCGAGATCGCCGCGAAGCTGAAAGAGCACGGCATGTTCGTCGGCTACCACGCCCACGGCGGTGACTTCAAGAAGTTCGGCGACAAGACCTCGTGGGAAATCTTCTACGACAACGCCGGCAAGGATGTCATCCATCAGATCGACACCGGCAATACCCTCGGCGGCGGCGGCGACCCGCTGGCGATGATCAAAAAGTACCCCGGGCAGACCAAGTCCACCCACATCAAAGAGTTCGGCGGCGGCCCCGAAGCCGCGATCGGCGAAGGCAAAATCGACTGGAAACCGCTGCTCGAAGCCTACCAGACGGTGGGCGGGACCGAGTGGTACATCATCGAACACGAAACCAGCAAGACGCCGATCACGACGGTGAAGAAGTGCCTGGATAATCTGCGGAAAATGACGGCTTAG